A single region of the Streptomyces sp. NBC_01262 genome encodes:
- a CDS encoding oxygenase MpaB family protein translates to MTDTPSGAPDAPLFGPGSQFDEFFSDPRWALAVVRATVLEAAHPQIGAALIDSSTFVAHPWRRLYNTFLSLQRMFGADDDVRHREAARLNRLHARLNGTDARDRPYDAMDPEARAWVVATLFESTVTMFRLSGQPLEQRAMEGLYAEFQAFLAVLGVGAGQLPATLQEFWRYYDRVVEEELENTEAMRIILYKLFDHLPAPPLLNGLPTLWALGRAVGGPVIGAITVASLPEPFRRRAGLPELPGAQTLMQSAYLTVGLARFLPDGWIQAENIADLLSLSPDSDDPRARSVRALHHRMKRAGAFLRLVTPFAPQPEPAAPGGIQRGAEEFFQEVLDQTGDGYLDWPDLAAMARELSTRLDLDEPEETRLYNAYADWWRELQSALDTDSDGRVSAQEYATAAPSLAGPALIRVAEVLFDVTDKDGNHLIDADEHRALFRTAFHRDTTSTGTGGAYTRSAFVKDFLSFTSGRQRSTPYDPLLAQA, encoded by the coding sequence GTGACCGACACACCTTCCGGCGCCCCCGACGCGCCCCTGTTCGGCCCGGGATCGCAGTTCGACGAGTTCTTCAGCGATCCTCGCTGGGCCCTGGCCGTGGTGCGGGCGACCGTACTGGAAGCCGCGCATCCGCAGATCGGTGCCGCCCTGATCGACAGCTCCACGTTCGTGGCCCACCCCTGGCGCAGGCTGTACAACACCTTCCTGAGCCTGCAGCGCATGTTCGGCGCCGACGACGACGTACGGCACCGAGAGGCGGCGCGGCTCAATCGGCTGCACGCGCGGCTGAACGGGACCGACGCCCGCGACCGGCCGTACGACGCGATGGACCCCGAGGCGCGGGCCTGGGTGGTGGCGACGCTGTTCGAGAGCACCGTCACCATGTTCCGGCTGAGCGGACAGCCCCTGGAACAGCGGGCCATGGAAGGGTTGTACGCCGAATTCCAGGCGTTCCTCGCTGTCTTGGGAGTCGGAGCCGGTCAACTGCCCGCTACGCTCCAGGAGTTCTGGCGGTATTACGACCGTGTGGTGGAGGAGGAGCTGGAGAACACGGAGGCGATGCGCATCATCCTCTACAAACTCTTCGACCACCTTCCCGCTCCGCCGCTGCTGAACGGTCTGCCCACCCTGTGGGCACTCGGCCGCGCGGTCGGCGGTCCGGTCATCGGAGCCATCACCGTGGCCTCGCTGCCCGAGCCGTTCCGCCGCCGGGCGGGACTGCCCGAACTGCCGGGCGCCCAGACGCTGATGCAGAGTGCCTACCTGACCGTCGGCCTCGCCCGCTTCCTGCCCGACGGCTGGATCCAGGCCGAAAACATCGCCGACCTGCTGTCGCTCTCTCCCGACAGCGACGACCCGCGCGCTCGGAGCGTCCGCGCCCTGCACCACAGGATGAAGCGAGCCGGAGCCTTCCTCAGGCTCGTCACCCCTTTCGCCCCGCAACCGGAGCCCGCCGCACCCGGAGGCATCCAGCGCGGCGCCGAGGAGTTCTTCCAGGAGGTACTGGACCAGACCGGCGACGGCTACCTGGACTGGCCCGACCTCGCCGCCATGGCCCGCGAACTCTCCACCCGCCTCGACCTCGACGAGCCCGAGGAAACCAGGCTCTACAACGCCTACGCCGACTGGTGGCGCGAACTCCAGAGCGCCCTCGACACCGACAGCGACGGCCGCGTCAGCGCCCAGGAATACGCCACAGCCGCTCCCTCCCTGGCCGGACCCGCACTGATCAGAGTGGCCGAGGTCCTCTTCGACGTCACCGACAAGGACGGCAACCACCTCATCGACGCGGACGAGCACCGGGCCCTGTTCCGGACCGCCTTCCACCGCGACACCACCAGCACCGGCACCGGCGGCGCGTACACCCGCAGCGCCTTCGTCAAGGACTTCCTGTCCTTCACATCCGGCCGACAGCGTTCGACCCCCTACGACCCACTGCTCGCCCAGGCGTAG
- a CDS encoding ABC transporter permease → MNEVKEQTGDAARSPEEAGPRAAARPRWQTALRAAGAANASWTFVVLLVLMAGFSAARPNAFLTVFNLRSMTSDAATLLVMGVGMTYVIITGGIDLSVGSVLIFSGVLAGKVMVHLGHGADAGWPAITAGLLVGLVSGLLWGLVNGLLIARARVPALIVTLGSYGMALGFAQIITGGTDVRSIPNRLNTTIGIGNVAGIPWTVVIAALVTLAGGAVLATTRFGRHTFAVGSNAEAARRAGIRVERHLIKVYALSGLLAGLAGDLSLARFQTTTIAGHTTDNLSAIAAVVIGGTSLFGGVGTVFGTVVGVFIPTVLQDGFVIVGIQPFWQSVAVGAVLIAAVFTDQWRRQARTRNGGG, encoded by the coding sequence GTGAACGAGGTGAAGGAGCAGACCGGAGACGCGGCCCGGTCACCGGAAGAGGCCGGACCCCGGGCCGCCGCCCGTCCACGGTGGCAGACGGCACTGCGCGCGGCCGGCGCGGCGAACGCCTCATGGACCTTTGTCGTTCTGCTGGTGCTGATGGCCGGGTTCTCGGCCGCGCGACCGAATGCCTTCCTGACCGTCTTCAATCTGCGGAGCATGACCTCCGACGCGGCGACCCTGCTGGTCATGGGCGTGGGCATGACCTACGTCATCATCACCGGGGGCATCGACCTGTCGGTCGGCTCGGTACTGATCTTCTCCGGGGTGCTCGCCGGCAAGGTGATGGTCCACCTCGGCCACGGCGCCGACGCGGGCTGGCCGGCCATCACCGCCGGACTGCTGGTCGGACTGGTCAGCGGGCTGCTGTGGGGCCTGGTCAACGGACTGCTCATCGCCCGGGCCCGGGTGCCCGCGCTGATCGTGACCCTCGGCTCGTACGGCATGGCGCTGGGCTTCGCCCAGATCATCACCGGTGGTACGGATGTGCGCTCCATCCCCAACCGGCTGAACACCACCATCGGGATCGGCAATGTGGCCGGCATCCCCTGGACCGTCGTCATCGCGGCCCTGGTCACCCTGGCGGGCGGCGCGGTGCTGGCCACCACCCGGTTCGGCCGGCACACCTTTGCGGTCGGGTCCAACGCCGAGGCCGCCCGCCGCGCGGGCATCCGGGTGGAGCGGCACCTGATCAAGGTGTACGCGCTGTCCGGGCTACTGGCAGGGCTCGCCGGCGATCTGTCGCTGGCCCGCTTCCAGACGACGACGATCGCCGGCCACACCACCGACAACCTGTCCGCCATCGCCGCTGTGGTCATCGGCGGCACCAGCCTGTTCGGCGGCGTGGGCACGGTGTTCGGCACGGTCGTCGGTGTATTCATCCCCACAGTGCTCCAGGACGGCTTCGTGATCGTCGGAATCCAGCCGTTCTGGCAGTCCGTCGCGGTAGGGGCGGTACTGATCGCCGCGGTCTTCACCGACCAGTGGCGCAGACAGGCACGTACACGAAACGGAGGCGGCTGA
- a CDS encoding ATP-binding cassette domain-containing protein translates to MPEPLLEARGLVKEYGSVQALRGADFAAHQGEVTALIGDNGAGKSTLVKCLSGVLRPDHGEILLDGRRVALGSPTTAQRLGIETVYQDLALAFDLDPSANLYLGREILRPGLLGRLGVLDKRAMRDRAGEAFARLGVTLQSDTVRVGSLSGGQRQSVAVARAVAWASKVVFMDEPTAALGVIQRERVLDVVRKVRDAGIAVVLISHNMPEVLAVADRIEVLRLGRRVARFSAPDTTVEDLVGAMTGALSDEEQR, encoded by the coding sequence ATGCCCGAGCCATTACTCGAAGCACGCGGCTTGGTGAAGGAGTACGGCAGCGTCCAGGCGTTACGCGGCGCGGACTTCGCGGCGCACCAGGGCGAGGTCACCGCACTGATCGGTGACAACGGGGCGGGCAAGAGCACCCTGGTGAAGTGTCTGTCGGGCGTACTGCGTCCCGACCATGGCGAAATCCTCCTGGACGGCCGGCGTGTCGCGCTCGGCTCGCCGACGACAGCCCAGCGGCTGGGCATCGAAACCGTCTACCAGGACCTGGCGCTCGCCTTCGATCTCGACCCCTCGGCCAACCTCTACCTGGGCAGGGAGATTCTGCGTCCCGGCCTGCTGGGCCGGCTCGGGGTGCTCGACAAGAGGGCGATGCGCGACCGTGCGGGCGAGGCCTTCGCCCGCCTCGGTGTGACGCTGCAGAGCGACACCGTACGCGTGGGTTCCCTGTCCGGAGGGCAGCGGCAGAGCGTGGCCGTGGCCCGCGCTGTGGCGTGGGCGTCGAAGGTCGTCTTCATGGACGAGCCCACCGCCGCCCTGGGCGTGATCCAGCGCGAGCGTGTGCTCGATGTCGTACGAAAGGTCCGCGACGCCGGTATCGCCGTTGTGCTGATCAGCCACAACATGCCGGAGGTACTCGCCGTCGCGGACCGCATCGAGGTGCTCCGGCTCGGCCGCCGGGTCGCGCGCTTCTCCGCCCCGGACACCACCGTGGAGGACCTGGTGGGAGCCATGACCGGCGCCCTGTCCGACGAGGAGCAGCGGTGA
- the uppS gene encoding polyprenyl diphosphate synthase: protein MPRHVACVMDGNGRWAAQRSLPRTSGHRAAETTAIDVIEAARATGVEWLSMYAFSTENWGRPSAEVDFLMQLVRRVVRKHAPLLHARGIRCRFLGVTDPRIPPPLARDFADLMTLTGDNRGLTLTVAFDHGGRRDIVEAARSLIRDGVPADGVTEQTFAAHLPFPDTPDVDLVIRTSGEQRISNFMLWQVAYAEWVFPPVLWPDFRAPHFLECLHAYRQRERRFGGVPHHPNGEPRS, encoded by the coding sequence GTGCCACGTCATGTCGCGTGCGTGATGGACGGAAACGGCCGGTGGGCGGCTCAGCGGTCGCTGCCGCGTACCTCCGGTCACCGCGCCGCGGAGACGACCGCGATCGACGTCATCGAGGCGGCGAGGGCGACCGGAGTCGAGTGGCTGAGCATGTACGCGTTCTCCACCGAGAACTGGGGGCGCCCGAGTGCCGAGGTCGATTTTCTCATGCAGTTGGTGCGCCGGGTGGTGCGCAAGCACGCCCCGCTGCTGCACGCGCGGGGGATCCGCTGTCGCTTCCTCGGTGTCACCGATCCGCGCATTCCCCCGCCGCTGGCCCGGGACTTCGCCGACCTGATGACGCTGACCGGCGACAACCGCGGCCTGACGCTGACCGTCGCCTTCGATCACGGCGGGCGCAGGGACATCGTCGAGGCCGCGCGGTCGCTGATCCGCGACGGCGTGCCGGCCGACGGCGTGACCGAGCAGACCTTCGCCGCCCACCTGCCCTTCCCCGACACTCCCGATGTGGACCTGGTCATCCGTACCTCGGGTGAACAGCGCATCTCCAACTTCATGCTGTGGCAGGTCGCGTACGCCGAGTGGGTCTTCCCGCCGGTGCTGTGGCCCGACTTCCGCGCGCCGCACTTCCTGGAGTGCCTGCACGCCTACCGGCAACGCGAACGCCGTTTCGGCGGCGTCCCGCACCACCCGAACGGAGAACCTCGATCGTGA
- a CDS encoding ABC transporter ATP-binding protein — protein sequence MTPPTVSAAGLTLSYRGTRVLDDVTLRLTEGVTGLLGPNGAGKTTLLRILATAMPPDNGAFMVLGHDPGTVGGRQEARRRLGYLPQNPGFHPDFTAFEFIDYVAILKELTDRRARHAEARRVLEAVDLADVRGKRIRRLSGGMRQRVALAAAMVGDPGFLVLDEPTVGLDPEQRMRFRELIAEAGEGRTVLLSTHQTEDVAMLCHRVLVMDKGRVRFDGTAAELTAVAHGRVWSSAERQPGARAGWRTGTGEFRNVGDPPAGARLVEPTLEDGYLLALGRDAESGVAA from the coding sequence ATGACGCCACCAACGGTCTCGGCCGCCGGGCTGACCCTGAGCTATCGCGGCACGAGGGTGCTGGACGACGTGACGCTGCGGCTCACCGAAGGTGTCACCGGCCTCCTCGGGCCGAACGGTGCGGGCAAGACGACGCTGCTGCGGATCCTGGCGACGGCGATGCCACCGGACAACGGAGCGTTCATGGTCCTCGGGCACGATCCGGGCACGGTCGGCGGACGGCAGGAAGCACGAAGGAGGCTGGGCTATCTGCCGCAGAATCCCGGGTTTCATCCGGACTTCACCGCCTTCGAGTTCATCGACTACGTGGCGATCCTCAAGGAGCTGACGGACCGGCGGGCCCGGCACGCCGAGGCCCGGCGGGTCCTTGAGGCGGTGGATCTCGCGGATGTGCGCGGCAAGCGGATCCGGAGACTCTCCGGCGGCATGCGGCAGCGCGTGGCGCTGGCGGCGGCCATGGTCGGCGATCCGGGATTCCTGGTCCTGGACGAGCCGACTGTCGGCTTGGACCCGGAGCAGCGGATGAGGTTCCGGGAGCTGATCGCGGAGGCAGGTGAGGGCCGGACGGTGTTGCTGTCCACCCACCAGACGGAGGACGTGGCGATGCTGTGCCACCGGGTGCTGGTGATGGACAAGGGCCGGGTGCGGTTCGACGGCACGGCCGCGGAGCTGACGGCAGTGGCCCATGGCCGGGTGTGGAGCAGCGCGGAGCGGCAGCCGGGCGCCAGAGCCGGATGGCGCACCGGGACGGGCGAATTCCGTAACGTCGGGGATCCGCCGGCGGGGGCCCGGCTGGTCGAGCCGACGCTGGAGGACGGCTATCTGCTGGCGCTGGGCCGCGACGCGGAGTCGGGGGTGGCGGCATGA
- a CDS encoding ABC transporter substrate-binding protein, which yields MTGNRTFLRLRLRRSALPAALAAMALLVSACGDDGGGGGGSGGGKNLTLIQGVTNEPFYITMACGAKDAARAAGYSLSVTGPAQWDASQQTSVVNSVTAKHPDAVLIAPVDSQAMIAPLRQMKNAGVKIVQVDTNVTDMSVGASWISSDNAAGGRLAAKSLAKLTGNHGTVLIVDVKAGTSTTDARNQGFRDELKNDPGITVLTTQYDNDDPAKAASVVTSTLAAHPDLAGIFATNLNSTSGAATGLRQAGKQGKVKLVGFDAEPKEIEDLKNGSVQAVVAQDPYRIGKLGVEQALKALSGKKTTATIKTGLVTITSADVASMSKYYYKASC from the coding sequence GTGACCGGGAACAGAACCTTCCTACGCTTACGCTTACGACGCTCCGCCCTGCCCGCCGCGCTGGCGGCCATGGCGCTCCTCGTCTCCGCCTGCGGCGACGACGGCGGTGGCGGCGGCGGCTCGGGCGGCGGCAAGAATCTGACGCTCATTCAGGGTGTCACCAATGAGCCCTTCTACATCACCATGGCCTGCGGCGCCAAGGACGCAGCCCGCGCGGCCGGTTACTCCCTGAGCGTCACCGGACCCGCCCAGTGGGACGCCTCCCAGCAGACCTCCGTCGTCAACTCGGTGACGGCCAAGCATCCGGACGCCGTGCTGATCGCACCGGTCGACTCCCAGGCGATGATCGCGCCGCTGCGCCAGATGAAGAACGCCGGCGTCAAGATCGTCCAAGTGGACACCAACGTGACCGACATGTCGGTCGGCGCCTCCTGGATCTCCTCCGACAACGCCGCGGGCGGCCGGCTGGCCGCCAAAAGCCTGGCCAAGCTGACCGGCAACCACGGCACAGTGCTCATCGTCGACGTCAAGGCGGGCACCTCCACCACCGACGCCCGCAACCAGGGCTTCCGGGACGAACTCAAGAACGACCCCGGCATCACGGTGCTGACCACCCAGTACGACAACGACGACCCGGCCAAGGCGGCGTCCGTCGTCACCAGCACCCTCGCCGCCCATCCCGACCTCGCCGGAATCTTCGCCACCAACCTCAACAGCACCTCCGGCGCCGCCACCGGCCTGCGCCAGGCCGGCAAACAGGGCAAGGTCAAGCTCGTCGGCTTCGACGCCGAGCCCAAGGAGATCGAAGACCTCAAGAACGGCTCCGTCCAGGCCGTCGTCGCCCAGGACCCGTACCGGATCGGCAAGCTGGGCGTGGAGCAGGCACTGAAGGCGCTGAGCGGCAAGAAGACGACGGCGACCATCAAGACCGGCCTGGTGACCATCACCAGCGCCGATGTCGCATCGATGAGCAAGTACTACTACAAGGCCAGCTGCTGA
- a CDS encoding ABC transporter permease codes for MTAVTAAPVAASTPAPTAAGRRAVLALARVEARHVLLHPLVLATLTAYLTFLLWPGSEPEDAYPVLQDIDRETQLGQVMLGLAVMIAVNLTVLRSHRHGTDGHFGVLVLQPWQRTCAHVLSVLPPVLVGALIVAGQFTAAALKPGAVGHGSVFELLTGPLLILLPAILGVLLGRVVRSAFAAPLVAVAFLACVFVFVASSQTVAWLRGMAPVLFDEGARPLPSDLLGRPAGWHALYLLALAVLAAAGAVWASGGRARVVRATVLGALGAVVTAVVFQGMAPSDAVRAAREVATRDPAAVQECERRGVTTYCAFPEFTPWTDEWARVADKVRSLVGEPARTQAMTVRQKVAALDGPSGHAELSPAAPGEMTASTAWGGERELEFAASVARGLVVGDEQYRGAHCDSQGVLMVWLAIRATLDGPAAFATTGDNLGRSGMILAPVDAISLRGREYAVIQRLVAEPQGEVERRVKASWAELSSPGTTTDRAAVLLGVTAPAETADDREWQCA; via the coding sequence ATGACGGCCGTGACCGCGGCCCCGGTCGCGGCGTCGACCCCGGCGCCGACTGCGGCCGGACGGCGGGCGGTGCTGGCGCTGGCCCGGGTGGAGGCACGGCACGTGCTGCTGCATCCCCTGGTGCTGGCCACCTTGACGGCGTACCTGACGTTTCTGCTGTGGCCGGGCAGCGAGCCGGAGGATGCCTATCCGGTCCTGCAGGACATCGACCGCGAGACACAACTGGGACAGGTGATGCTGGGCCTGGCGGTGATGATCGCCGTCAACCTGACAGTGCTGCGCTCCCACCGGCACGGCACGGACGGGCATTTCGGGGTACTGGTACTGCAGCCGTGGCAGCGTACCTGTGCGCATGTGCTGTCGGTGCTGCCGCCGGTGCTGGTAGGGGCGCTGATCGTGGCAGGGCAGTTCACGGCTGCGGCGCTGAAGCCGGGTGCGGTGGGCCACGGGTCTGTGTTCGAGCTGCTGACCGGACCGCTGCTGATACTCCTGCCCGCGATCCTGGGTGTGCTGCTCGGGCGGGTGGTCCGGTCGGCGTTCGCGGCTCCGCTGGTCGCGGTCGCCTTCCTGGCGTGCGTTTTCGTCTTTGTGGCCTCCTCGCAGACCGTGGCCTGGCTGCGCGGGATGGCCCCGGTTTTGTTCGACGAGGGCGCACGGCCGCTTCCGTCCGACCTGCTGGGGCGGCCCGCGGGATGGCACGCGCTGTATCTGCTGGCGCTCGCGGTGCTGGCGGCGGCGGGAGCGGTGTGGGCGAGCGGCGGCCGGGCGCGGGTCGTACGCGCCACCGTTCTGGGGGCGCTCGGCGCGGTCGTGACCGCCGTCGTGTTCCAGGGCATGGCGCCGTCGGACGCGGTGCGTGCGGCGCGTGAGGTGGCGACCCGTGATCCGGCGGCGGTGCAGGAGTGCGAGCGGCGCGGGGTGACGACGTACTGTGCCTTCCCCGAGTTCACGCCCTGGACCGACGAGTGGGCGCGGGTGGCGGACAAGGTGCGGTCGCTGGTCGGCGAACCGGCAAGGACGCAGGCAATGACCGTACGGCAGAAAGTCGCAGCTCTCGACGGACCGTCGGGCCACGCTGAACTCTCACCCGCCGCGCCGGGCGAGATGACGGCGAGCACGGCGTGGGGCGGCGAGCGGGAACTGGAGTTTGCGGCGAGCGTCGCCCGGGGTCTGGTGGTGGGGGACGAGCAGTACCGGGGAGCGCACTGTGACTCGCAGGGTGTACTGATGGTCTGGCTGGCGATCCGCGCGACCCTGGACGGCCCGGCCGCCTTCGCCACGACCGGGGACAATCTCGGCCGTTCCGGAATGATTCTGGCTCCGGTTGACGCGATATCCCTGCGGGGCCGCGAATACGCCGTGATCCAGCGGTTGGTTGCCGAGCCCCAGGGGGAGGTGGAGCGCCGGGTGAAGGCGTCCTGGGCGGAGCTCTCCTCACCCGGTACGACCACAGACCGTGCGGCCGTTCTGCTGGGCGTCACCGCCCCGGCGGAGACGGCTGACGACCGTGAGTGGCAGTGCGCATGA
- a CDS encoding ABC transporter, which translates to MRQSTMVAAALVRPTVRSLPWTLLAAGWVMGLVIAAVPVLFSMELSAAVLVNVVRAAALCGAVGMAFVLDDPARHTTSALPVPRPLRQALRAAAVLLAGATWWTAVLGVVRAGAGAAQWAALPSGAVTAEAGALSGLALALAAAVVRFSAVQVPGPAVAGAVLVLPITAGALLPPRFALFVPPGDPRWEDAHLLWGGVLTAVLAAWAVCVPEPLSRGGGVPGGRRRGLF; encoded by the coding sequence ATGAGGCAGTCGACCATGGTGGCGGCGGCTCTGGTGCGGCCTACGGTGCGGTCGCTGCCGTGGACCCTGCTCGCCGCCGGCTGGGTGATGGGACTGGTCATCGCCGCCGTACCGGTGCTGTTCTCGATGGAGCTCTCGGCGGCGGTGCTGGTCAATGTGGTGCGGGCGGCCGCGTTGTGCGGGGCGGTGGGGATGGCGTTCGTCCTGGACGATCCGGCCCGGCACACCACCAGTGCGCTTCCTGTGCCGCGCCCGCTGCGGCAGGCGCTGCGCGCGGCTGCGGTGCTGCTGGCGGGCGCGACATGGTGGACGGCGGTGCTGGGCGTCGTACGCGCCGGCGCCGGCGCCGCGCAATGGGCCGCGCTGCCGTCGGGGGCGGTGACAGCCGAGGCCGGCGCACTGTCCGGACTGGCACTCGCGCTGGCCGCGGCGGTGGTGCGGTTCAGCGCGGTGCAGGTGCCGGGACCGGCCGTGGCGGGAGCCGTGCTGGTGCTGCCGATCACGGCCGGTGCACTACTACCGCCACGCTTCGCGCTGTTCGTACCGCCGGGCGACCCGCGCTGGGAGGACGCCCACTTGCTCTGGGGCGGCGTTCTGACCGCCGTGCTCGCCGCCTGGGCGGTGTGCGTGCCGGAGCCGCTCAGCCGGGGCGGCGGTGTGCCTGGCGGGCGCCGGCGGGGATTGTTCTGA